One genomic window of Solanum dulcamara chromosome 10, daSolDulc1.2, whole genome shotgun sequence includes the following:
- the LOC129871269 gene encoding basic leucine zipper 43-like, giving the protein MISSETATIHYLAPENISSLPIDYTFMHKNLPTFQFSTFLTNSNNDYQAFFPIQELMSTPPSCISSNSTSDESEEQQHRIIDERKQRRMISNRESARRSRMRKQRHLDELWFQVHRLRTENHNLINKLNQVSESHGKIVQENIQLKEEASDLRRLITDIQLDSPFDAFSNLDDVPCSITAESSNQSNT; this is encoded by the coding sequence ATGATTTCATCAGAGACTGCAACAATCCACTATTTAGCTCCAGAAAACATCTCATCACTTCCTATTGATTACACCTTCATGCACAAAAACTTACCAACATTTCAATTCAGCACATTCCTAACAAATTCTAACAATGACTATCAGGCCTTTTTTCCTATTCAAGAGTTGATGAGTACACCACCATCATGCATCAGCAGTAACTCAACCTCTGATGAATCAGAGGAACAACAACATAGAATCATCGATGAACGAAAGCAGAGGAGAATGATATCTAACAGAGAATCAGCTAGAAGATCAAGGATGAGGAAGCAGAGGCACCTTGATGAGTTATGGTTTCAAGTGCATCGTCTTCGAACAGAGAATCATAATCTGATCAATAAGTTAAATCAAGTCTCAGAATCTCATGGAAAAATTGTTCAAGAGAATATACAGCTCAAGGAGGAGGCTTCTGACCTTCGTCGATTGATTACAGACATTCAACTTGACAGTCCTTTCGATGCTTTCAGCAACCTGGACGACGTTCCATGTAGTATTACGGCTGAATCATCAAACCAATCCAACACATAG